In Flavobacterium endoglycinae, one DNA window encodes the following:
- a CDS encoding TrmH family RNA methyltransferase — translation MIDLDYLAFLENILTENRKSNFLKVLENRTKHFTVAVEDVYQMHNTSAVMRSCEVFGIQELNVIEQRFGKRIDKEIALGAQKWVDINRFDSVSGCLSDLKNKGYQIIATTPHEKDCMLEDFDISKPSALFFGTEKEGLSKEIMDNADGFLKIPMVGFTESLNISVSAAIIIQNLTNRLRRSDIDWKLTEEEILVKRLDWAKNSIKDIKRIEARYYQDNPQ, via the coding sequence ATGATTGATTTAGATTACCTCGCCTTTTTAGAAAATATATTGACAGAAAACAGAAAGAGTAATTTCTTAAAAGTATTAGAAAACCGCACCAAACATTTTACAGTTGCTGTTGAAGATGTGTATCAAATGCATAATACGAGCGCGGTAATGCGTAGTTGTGAGGTTTTTGGAATTCAGGAACTGAATGTAATCGAACAGCGTTTTGGTAAACGAATTGATAAGGAAATTGCTTTAGGCGCTCAGAAATGGGTTGATATTAATAGATTTGATTCAGTTTCAGGCTGTCTTTCTGATTTAAAAAATAAGGGATATCAAATTATTGCCACAACTCCGCATGAAAAAGACTGTATGCTGGAGGATTTCGATATTTCAAAACCAAGTGCTCTGTTCTTCGGAACAGAAAAAGAAGGCTTGTCAAAAGAAATTATGGACAATGCAGATGGTTTCTTAAAAATACCCATGGTTGGTTTTACAGAGAGTTTGAATATTTCGGTTTCGGCAGCAATTATTATTCAGAATTTGACGAACAGACTTCGCCGATCTGATATTGATTGGAAATTGACCGAAGAAGAAATTCTGGTAAAACGTTTGGACTGGGCCAAAAATTCAATTAAAGATATTAAACGAATAGAAGCCCGTTACTATCAAGATAATCCGCAATAG
- a CDS encoding PepSY-associated TM helix domain-containing protein, with protein sequence MSKETNKKSSKKNQKSFGSKFIKKIKQHMYKWHRVIGLITVVPVIFWTLSGLMHPFMAHFFKPEIAHDKIEQYIIDKSQLKYSIQDVLLKNELTQFKNFRIVTFNNKTYYQVKTFFGELVYFDTSNAQKLENGDQKYAEWLSRYFLDDQKSLVKNSEILTEFTSQYKYVNRYLPVYKITFDRPDEMQIYVETSSSKLATYNPVSRQIFISLFDTFHNWSFIDAISNNSVRIITMIFLLSIIGFSALSGILIYGLLWKQFKKTDSLQPKKGLRKYHRQIGIWVSLFTLTFAFSGAYHTTTKWSPNMLSQMVYEPTFVTKEIATANNTLNVDWNRFQNVSLITLNDSVYFRCQLAEKETGRFKKPKSASKWNKNENSKSEILYINAASNKIIPNLDLEYAEFLAFYFTDGAPKRSCCEMTETSDEEPQPSLENTKLLESKVLHDFESREYGFVNKRLPVVKLAYDTPEKTTYFIETSTSRLAAVVKNSDRVEGYSFAILHKFLFMDWAGKNIRDLATVLAALSILIVSILGFILFLKR encoded by the coding sequence ATGAGTAAAGAAACGAATAAAAAATCTTCGAAGAAGAACCAGAAATCTTTTGGGTCTAAGTTCATAAAAAAGATCAAACAGCACATGTACAAATGGCATCGTGTTATTGGATTGATTACGGTTGTTCCCGTAATTTTCTGGACGCTTTCTGGTTTGATGCACCCGTTTATGGCGCATTTTTTCAAACCTGAAATTGCACATGACAAAATAGAACAATACATCATTGATAAAAGTCAGCTGAAATATTCTATTCAGGACGTATTATTAAAAAACGAGCTGACACAATTTAAAAACTTCAGAATTGTAACTTTCAATAATAAAACCTATTATCAGGTAAAAACCTTTTTTGGTGAATTGGTTTATTTTGACACTTCAAATGCCCAAAAATTAGAAAACGGAGATCAAAAATATGCCGAATGGCTTTCGCGCTATTTTCTGGACGACCAAAAAAGTCTTGTCAAAAACAGTGAAATTTTAACCGAATTTACTTCGCAGTACAAATATGTAAACCGCTATCTTCCAGTTTACAAAATCACTTTTGATCGACCAGATGAAATGCAGATTTATGTAGAAACATCATCGAGCAAACTTGCCACGTACAATCCGGTTTCAAGACAAATTTTCATTTCATTATTTGATACTTTTCATAACTGGTCATTTATAGATGCTATTTCGAACAACAGCGTACGAATTATTACCATGATTTTTCTGTTGTCGATTATTGGATTTTCTGCCTTAAGCGGTATTTTAATATATGGTTTATTATGGAAACAGTTCAAAAAAACAGATTCACTGCAACCTAAAAAAGGACTTCGAAAGTACCATCGCCAAATTGGAATCTGGGTTTCTCTTTTTACGTTAACATTCGCATTTAGCGGCGCATATCATACTACCACAAAATGGTCTCCGAATATGCTTTCGCAGATGGTTTACGAACCAACATTTGTAACCAAAGAAATTGCAACAGCAAATAATACACTTAACGTCGACTGGAATCGTTTTCAGAACGTGAGTCTTATTACCTTAAATGACTCTGTTTATTTTCGCTGTCAATTGGCAGAAAAAGAAACTGGAAGATTTAAAAAACCAAAATCAGCTTCTAAGTGGAATAAAAATGAAAACTCAAAATCGGAAATTCTGTATATCAATGCGGCTTCAAATAAAATAATTCCTAATCTTGATTTGGAATATGCGGAATTTCTAGCTTTTTATTTTACGGATGGCGCGCCAAAAAGATCTTGTTGTGAAATGACCGAAACTTCAGATGAAGAACCTCAGCCTTCTTTGGAAAACACAAAATTATTAGAATCAAAAGTTTTACATGATTTTGAAAGCCGGGAATATGGTTTTGTCAACAAAAGACTTCCTGTTGTAAAACTGGCTTATGATACACCTGAGAAAACGACTTATTTTATAGAAACTTCAACTTCAAGACTTGCTGCTGTGGTTAAAAACTCAGATCGTGTAGAAGGATATTCTTTTGCCATTTTACATAAATTTTTATTTATGGATTGGGCAGGAAAAAATATCCGTGATCTGGCGACAGTATTGGCTGCACTGAGTATTTTAATTGTGAGTATATTAGGTTTTATTCTTTTTTTAAAGAGGTAA
- a CDS encoding TonB-dependent receptor has product MKKIFFTLFIIGQCVFAQNKTAQDTTKSQELENVFITANRTAAQRKETPVAISKLTAKTINETKATAVYEIVNKTPGVLMVNLGNEQHMMSIRQPMTTNAYYLYLEDGLPIRPMGIFNHNALLEINQFNLQSIEVVKGPVSSLYGPEAVGGTINLISLKPPVDPEFKFGIQADNYGYRRFQAAGGATIGKVGFHIAGISSLQENGWMTYSDYNKDNLNARIDYNISLSTRLISNTMYGKYYSDMSGTVNEDAFNNRTYKSTSNFTYRKSDALRTRLTLEHDWNDNSNSYITVYLRDNKLGQNPSYGIKWSPTVNPTTAKGEVNSNNFKSYGAIGQHVQKFDFLNTKIVAGALYDYSPVTYWSYVIDLKANLNPGEPGKQTVDSYEIIAEHPDSKLADYTADIFNTAGYAQISFNPIEKVIVTLGGRYDNMKVNYDNALDLSSGSKVYDKTTFKAGINYNPVHFAGFYGNYSQGFAPPGITSIFRTKPGTGGTTGVPADFYYNLKPAEFNNYEIGGWLTFLENKLNFDYALYYMEGQNELLNIKLPDNSTDYRSAGETRHKGIEFGASYKPSKQFNIRLGGTYAQHTYIDFKLSDKPTDPVQDLNGKEMPAAPKWSGNSEVSYYPNWLPNLRTSLEWQLVGSYYQDQINTVKYSGYNIFNARIGYQWRKIEVYGNVLNLTDKLYAYNVSRANTTNAQPTYTAAAPRTFVFGIQYNFSLKK; this is encoded by the coding sequence ATGAAAAAAATATTCTTTACCCTTTTTATTATAGGGCAATGTGTTTTTGCACAAAACAAAACAGCGCAGGACACAACAAAATCGCAGGAACTTGAAAATGTTTTTATAACCGCAAATCGTACAGCTGCACAACGAAAAGAAACTCCAGTTGCCATTAGTAAATTAACGGCAAAAACGATCAATGAAACCAAAGCGACAGCTGTTTACGAAATTGTAAACAAAACTCCCGGTGTATTAATGGTCAATTTAGGTAACGAACAACACATGATGTCTATTCGACAGCCTATGACTACAAATGCTTATTATTTGTATTTGGAAGACGGACTGCCTATTCGTCCAATGGGAATTTTTAATCACAATGCCCTATTAGAAATCAACCAATTTAACCTTCAAAGTATTGAAGTTGTAAAAGGTCCAGTATCTTCATTATACGGACCAGAAGCAGTAGGCGGAACGATTAACTTAATTTCGCTTAAACCTCCTGTTGATCCTGAATTTAAATTTGGAATTCAGGCTGATAATTACGGTTACAGAAGATTTCAAGCCGCTGGAGGAGCAACAATTGGAAAAGTCGGATTTCATATTGCCGGAATTTCAAGTTTACAAGAAAATGGCTGGATGACGTATTCAGATTACAACAAAGACAACCTAAACGCCAGAATCGATTACAACATTTCACTTTCTACCCGATTGATAAGCAATACTATGTATGGGAAATACTATTCGGATATGAGTGGAACTGTAAACGAAGATGCTTTTAATAATAGAACGTACAAAAGCACTTCTAATTTTACGTATAGAAAATCTGATGCTCTACGTACTCGTTTAACGCTTGAGCACGATTGGAACGATAACTCAAACAGTTACATTACAGTTTATTTACGCGATAATAAATTAGGACAAAACCCGTCATACGGAATTAAATGGAGTCCAACCGTAAATCCTACAACAGCAAAAGGTGAGGTAAACTCAAACAACTTTAAAAGCTATGGTGCAATTGGACAGCACGTTCAAAAATTTGATTTCTTGAATACCAAAATTGTAGCCGGAGCTTTATATGATTATTCTCCTGTAACGTATTGGTCGTATGTAATCGATTTAAAAGCCAATTTAAATCCGGGAGAACCCGGAAAACAAACCGTAGATTCATACGAAATTATAGCTGAACATCCTGATTCAAAACTAGCCGATTATACTGCAGACATCTTCAATACAGCAGGTTATGCTCAGATTAGTTTTAATCCAATCGAGAAAGTAATAGTAACGCTTGGCGGACGTTACGATAATATGAAAGTCAACTATGATAATGCACTTGACCTTTCAAGCGGAAGCAAAGTATACGACAAAACTACTTTTAAAGCAGGTATCAACTACAATCCTGTACATTTTGCAGGTTTTTACGGGAATTATTCACAAGGATTTGCGCCTCCGGGAATTACATCTATTTTTAGAACAAAACCAGGTACAGGTGGTACAACTGGTGTTCCAGCTGATTTTTATTACAACCTTAAACCCGCAGAATTTAACAATTATGAAATTGGCGGATGGCTTACTTTTTTAGAAAATAAACTGAACTTTGACTACGCCTTGTATTATATGGAAGGCCAAAATGAATTATTAAACATAAAACTACCTGACAACTCAACAGATTATCGTTCTGCAGGAGAAACACGCCACAAAGGAATTGAGTTTGGAGCTTCATACAAACCCTCAAAACAATTCAATATTCGTCTTGGTGGAACGTATGCACAACATACTTATATCGATTTTAAACTTTCAGACAAACCAACAGATCCTGTTCAAGATTTAAATGGCAAAGAAATGCCGGCTGCACCAAAATGGTCAGGAAATTCAGAAGTAAGTTATTACCCAAATTGGCTTCCAAATCTGAGAACCTCTTTAGAATGGCAGCTTGTGGGAAGTTACTATCAGGATCAGATTAATACCGTAAAGTATTCAGGTTATAATATATTCAATGCCAGAATTGGCTACCAATGGAGAAAAATTGAGGTTTACGGAAATGTCTTAAATCTTACTGATAAATTGTATGCTTACAATGTATCGAGAGCTAATACCACAAATGCACAGCCAACTTATACTGCAGCGGCGCCAAGAACATTTGTATTTGGAATTCAGTATAATTTTTCATTAAAAAAATAA
- the secA gene encoding preprotein translocase subunit SecA, whose product MSFINSIIKVFVGDKSEKDVKALQPYLNKIKAFEIPLMELSNDELRGRTVYFKDRIKEARAEKDAKIASLKAEVENIEDIDKREDIYDAIDALEKEAYEISEKTLLEILPEAFSVVKETARRFKENSHIEVTATAKDREFSAAKSYITIEGDKAIWANKWNAAGKDITWDMIHYDVQLIGGMVLHEGKVAEMQTGEGKTLVATLPLYLNALTGNGVHLVTVNDYLAKRDSTWKAPLFEFHGLSVDCIDNHQPSTEARKKAYDADITYGTNNEFGFDYLRDNMAHSPSDLVQRKHNFAIVDEVDSVLIDDARTPLIISGPVPQGDRHEFNELKPKIENLVAQQRQLANGFLAEAKKLIKEGNTKEGGFLLLRAYRSLPKNKALIKFLSEEGIKQLLQKTENQYMQDNNREMHKVDEALYFVIEEKNNQVELTDNGIKYLSGDTDADFFILPDIGTEIAAIEKQKLDKDAEAEAKERLFQDFGVKSERIHTLTQLLKAYALFEKDVEYVIMDNKIMIVDEQTGRIMDGRRYSDGLHQAIEAKENVKIEAATQTFATVTLQNYFRMYSKLAGMTGTAVTEAGELWQIYKLDVVEIPTNRPIARQDKEDYIYKTTREKFNAVIEDVTELSKAGRPVLIGTTSVEISELLSRMLKMRGITHNVLNAKMHKQEAQIVEEAGKAGVVTIATNMAGRGTDIKLSPEVKAAGGLAIVGTERHDSRRVDRQLRGRSGRQGDPGSSQFYVSLEDNLMRLFGSERVAKVMDRMGLKEGEVIQHSMMTKSIERAQKKVEENNFGVRKRLLEYDDVMNSQREVVYKRRRHALFGERLKLDIANMLYDTCELIVSNNKVANDFKGFEFDLIRYFGITSPISEADFVKLSDIEVTGKVYKEALAFYTEKTERSAREAFPIIKGVYEEPNNHFERIVVPFTDGIKTLNVVTDLKKAYDSEGAQLIADFEKNITLSIVDEAWKKHLRKMDELKQSVQLAVHEQKDPLLIYKLEAFNLFRGMLDNVNKEVISFLFKGDLPAQNAPEIHEAREVRQKENLQLSKDEIPNSESMNREAGETQQRQVTETIVRDMPKINRNDTVTVQEVATGKTETMKFKKAESLIASGAWVLVN is encoded by the coding sequence ATGAGTTTCATAAACAGCATCATCAAAGTCTTTGTAGGTGATAAATCCGAAAAAGACGTCAAAGCTTTACAACCATATTTAAACAAAATTAAAGCGTTCGAAATTCCTTTAATGGAATTGTCTAATGACGAATTAAGAGGAAGAACCGTTTATTTTAAAGATAGAATTAAAGAAGCAAGAGCAGAGAAAGATGCTAAAATTGCTTCGCTTAAAGCTGAAGTTGAAAATATTGAGGATATCGACAAAAGAGAAGATATTTATGATGCAATAGACGCTCTTGAAAAAGAAGCTTATGAAATCTCTGAAAAAACTTTATTAGAAATTCTTCCTGAAGCATTTTCGGTTGTAAAAGAAACAGCACGTCGTTTCAAAGAAAACTCTCATATAGAAGTTACTGCGACTGCAAAAGACCGCGAATTCTCAGCTGCAAAATCATACATTACTATTGAAGGCGACAAAGCAATCTGGGCTAACAAATGGAATGCTGCCGGAAAAGATATCACCTGGGACATGATTCATTATGATGTTCAGTTAATTGGTGGTATGGTATTACACGAAGGTAAAGTTGCCGAAATGCAAACGGGAGAAGGTAAAACTTTGGTGGCTACCCTTCCACTTTACTTAAACGCTTTGACAGGAAACGGAGTTCACTTAGTAACAGTAAACGACTACTTAGCAAAACGTGACAGCACATGGAAAGCACCTTTATTCGAATTCCACGGTTTATCTGTAGATTGTATCGATAACCACCAGCCAAGTACAGAAGCTAGAAAAAAAGCCTACGATGCCGATATTACTTACGGAACCAACAACGAGTTTGGTTTTGACTACTTAAGAGATAACATGGCACATTCGCCAAGCGATTTAGTGCAGAGAAAACACAATTTTGCCATTGTCGACGAGGTTGACTCTGTATTAATTGATGATGCTAGAACACCGCTTATCATTTCTGGACCAGTTCCTCAAGGAGATCGTCACGAATTCAACGAATTGAAACCAAAAATCGAAAACTTAGTTGCACAACAACGCCAGTTAGCGAATGGTTTCTTAGCTGAAGCTAAAAAATTAATCAAAGAAGGTAATACTAAAGAAGGTGGTTTCTTATTATTAAGAGCTTACAGAAGTTTACCTAAAAATAAAGCATTAATTAAATTTTTAAGTGAAGAAGGAATTAAACAATTGCTTCAAAAAACTGAAAATCAATACATGCAGGATAACAATCGCGAAATGCACAAAGTAGACGAAGCTTTGTATTTTGTGATTGAAGAAAAAAACAATCAAGTAGAATTGACAGATAATGGTATTAAATACCTTTCTGGCGATACTGATGCGGATTTCTTTATTTTACCAGACATTGGAACAGAAATCGCAGCTATCGAAAAACAAAAACTTGACAAAGATGCTGAAGCTGAAGCCAAAGAAAGATTATTTCAAGATTTTGGTGTAAAAAGCGAGCGTATCCACACTCTTACTCAGCTTTTAAAAGCGTATGCTTTATTTGAAAAAGACGTAGAGTATGTTATCATGGACAACAAAATTATGATTGTCGATGAGCAAACAGGTCGTATCATGGATGGACGTCGTTACTCAGACGGTCTTCATCAAGCGATCGAAGCAAAAGAAAACGTAAAAATCGAAGCTGCAACTCAAACTTTTGCAACTGTAACATTACAGAATTATTTCAGAATGTACAGCAAATTAGCCGGTATGACGGGTACTGCTGTTACAGAAGCGGGTGAGTTATGGCAGATTTATAAATTGGATGTTGTTGAAATTCCAACAAACCGTCCAATTGCAAGACAAGACAAAGAAGATTACATCTACAAAACAACACGTGAAAAATTCAACGCGGTAATCGAAGATGTAACAGAATTATCAAAAGCTGGTAGACCAGTATTGATTGGAACAACTTCTGTAGAGATTTCGGAATTATTAAGCCGTATGCTTAAAATGAGAGGAATCACTCATAACGTATTGAACGCTAAAATGCATAAGCAAGAGGCACAAATCGTTGAAGAAGCTGGTAAAGCCGGAGTTGTAACCATAGCAACAAATATGGCCGGTCGTGGTACTGATATTAAATTATCTCCAGAAGTAAAAGCTGCGGGAGGTTTAGCAATCGTAGGTACTGAGCGTCACGATTCTCGTCGTGTAGACAGACAGTTACGTGGTCGTTCTGGTCGTCAGGGAGATCCAGGAAGTTCTCAATTTTATGTTTCTCTTGAAGATAACTTAATGCGTTTATTTGGTTCTGAAAGAGTTGCAAAAGTAATGGACAGAATGGGATTAAAAGAAGGTGAAGTTATTCAGCATTCTATGATGACTAAATCTATCGAACGTGCTCAGAAAAAAGTAGAAGAAAATAACTTTGGTGTTCGTAAACGTTTATTAGAGTATGATGATGTAATGAACTCTCAGCGTGAAGTAGTGTACAAACGCCGTCGTCACGCCTTATTTGGAGAGCGTTTAAAACTGGATATTGCCAACATGCTTTATGATACTTGCGAATTAATTGTAAGCAACAATAAAGTAGCCAATGACTTTAAAGGATTTGAATTTGATTTAATTCGTTATTTCGGAATCACATCTCCAATTTCAGAAGCTGATTTTGTAAAATTATCAGATATTGAAGTTACAGGAAAAGTATACAAAGAAGCTTTAGCATTCTACACTGAAAAAACAGAAAGAAGCGCAAGAGAAGCTTTCCCAATCATCAAAGGAGTTTACGAAGAGCCAAACAACCATTTCGAAAGAATTGTAGTTCCGTTTACAGACGGAATCAAAACTCTAAATGTGGTAACTGACTTGAAAAAAGCTTACGATAGCGAAGGAGCTCAATTAATTGCTGATTTCGAGAAAAACATCACACTTTCTATTGTGGATGAAGCTTGGAAAAAACACTTACGTAAAATGGACGAATTGAAACAATCTGTTCAATTAGCCGTTCACGAACAAAAAGATCCTTTGCTTATTTACAAATTAGAAGCTTTCAATTTGTTTAGAGGAATGCTGGATAACGTTAACAAAGAAGTTATTTCATTCTTATTCAAAGGTGATTTACCTGCTCAAAACGCTCCTGAAATTCACGAAGCAAGAGAAGTTCGTCAAAAAGAAAACTTACAATTAAGTAAAGACGAAATTCCAAACAGCGAAAGCATGAATCGTGAAGCTGGAGAAACACAACAGCGTCAGGTAACCGAAACGATCGTTAGAGATATGCCAAAAATCAATCGTAACGATACGGTAACGGTTCAAGAAGTAGCAACTGGTAAAACAGAAACTATGAAATTCAAAAAAGCAGAAAGCCTTATCGCTTCTGGAGCTTGGGTTTTAGTGAACTAA
- a CDS encoding DUF2795 domain-containing protein translates to MYWTLELASYLSDAPWPANKDELIDYAIRAGAPLEVVENLQSIEDEGEIYESMEEIWPDYPTDEDYLWNEDEY, encoded by the coding sequence ATGTATTGGACATTAGAATTAGCATCTTATTTAAGTGATGCGCCATGGCCTGCTAACAAAGACGAACTTATAGACTACGCTATTAGAGCAGGTGCTCCATTAGAAGTAGTAGAAAACCTTCAGTCAATCGAAGATGAAGGAGAGATATATGAATCAATGGAAGAAATTTGGCCTGATTATCCAACAGACGAAGATTATCTTTGGAATGAGGATGAATATTAA
- a CDS encoding cob(I)yrinic acid a,c-diamide adenosyltransferase: protein MKVYTKTGDKGTTALFGGTRVPKDHIRIDSYGTVDELNSYIGLIRDQEIDSHYKTILIEIQDRLFTVGAILATPPEKEVLKNGKLRLENLGIIDSDIELLENEIDKMEESLPQMTHFVLPGGHPTVSHCHIARCICRRAERLAVHLSHNEHVPEIAIMYLNRLSDYLFVLARKLSFDLKAEEVKWIPRK from the coding sequence ATGAAAGTATACACCAAAACAGGCGACAAAGGAACAACAGCTCTTTTTGGAGGAACCCGTGTTCCAAAAGACCATATTCGAATTGACAGTTACGGAACTGTTGATGAACTAAATTCATATATAGGATTAATCCGCGATCAGGAAATAGATTCACATTATAAAACCATTTTAATAGAAATTCAGGATAGACTCTTTACAGTGGGTGCCATTTTGGCAACGCCGCCGGAAAAAGAAGTTTTAAAAAATGGTAAACTTAGATTAGAAAATCTCGGAATAATTGATTCAGATATCGAACTGCTCGAAAACGAAATAGATAAAATGGAAGAAAGTCTTCCACAAATGACTCATTTTGTTTTACCTGGCGGTCATCCTACCGTGTCACATTGTCATATTGCACGTTGTATTTGCCGTCGAGCAGAACGTTTAGCCGTGCATTTAAGCCACAATGAGCATGTTCCAGAAATCGCAATCATGTACTTAAACCGACTTTCTGACTACCTTTTTGTCTTGGCACGAAAGTTGTCCTTTGACCTAAAAGCGGAGGAAGTGAAATGGATTCCTAGAAAGTAA
- a CDS encoding ABC transporter ATP-binding protein yields the protein MADPLIKITDIRRNFILGNETVYVLKGINLQINKGEYVALMGPSGSGKSTLMNLLGCLDTPTSGRYILNGKDVSQMKDDELAEIRNKEIGFVFQTFNLLPRTTALDNVALPMIYAGYGKSDRIARATEVLKQVNLADRMDHQPNQLSGGQRQRVAVARALVNKPSIILADEPTGNLDSKTSVEIMKLFGDIHAQGNTVILVTHEEDIAAYAHRVIRLRDGLIESDTSK from the coding sequence ATGGCAGATCCATTAATTAAAATAACTGACATAAGACGAAATTTTATTCTGGGGAATGAAACAGTTTATGTTCTAAAAGGAATTAATTTACAAATCAATAAAGGAGAATATGTTGCTTTAATGGGACCTTCTGGATCTGGAAAATCGACTTTAATGAACCTTTTAGGCTGTTTAGACACCCCAACTTCTGGGCGTTACATTTTAAACGGAAAAGATGTCAGCCAAATGAAAGACGATGAACTAGCCGAAATTAGAAATAAGGAAATTGGTTTCGTTTTCCAGACCTTTAATCTTTTACCTAGAACCACAGCCCTAGATAATGTCGCCTTACCTATGATTTATGCCGGTTACGGAAAATCAGATCGAATCGCACGCGCTACAGAAGTTCTAAAACAAGTAAACCTTGCCGATAGAATGGATCATCAGCCAAATCAGCTTTCTGGAGGACAGCGCCAGCGTGTTGCTGTTGCCCGTGCTTTGGTCAACAAACCGTCAATTATTTTAGCCGATGAGCCAACAGGAAACCTAGACAGTAAAACATCTGTAGAAATCATGAAACTTTTCGGAGATATTCACGCACAAGGAAATACTGTAATACTAGTAACCCACGAAGAAGATATTGCAGCATATGCACATCGCGTTATTCGTTTAAGAGATGGTTTAATTGAAAGCGACACGAGTAAATAA
- a CDS encoding DUF6565 domain-containing protein: MKNIKLGLGIALIALGFASCKDEKQEKAQKTVDSYVTYVDSVKNVAAADLKENWKTVEAEYDRKSQEAQAALADLKDNSAATEKINASKIKYEEFRNQMATQFAPPAPSPKQQLRDALFGAGKIGDDMNFDWVNAKNIHSVYQQFVHTVEDNKDKYSREDWDEVKLMYEALDSRKNTVEKEGLTSEDNRKIAGLKIKFAPMYTVNRMGAKSEENKEAKK, from the coding sequence ATGAAAAATATTAAATTAGGATTAGGAATTGCATTAATTGCCTTAGGTTTTGCATCATGTAAAGATGAGAAACAAGAAAAAGCACAAAAAACTGTAGACTCATATGTAACCTACGTAGATTCTGTTAAGAATGTAGCTGCTGCTGATTTGAAAGAAAATTGGAAAACTGTAGAAGCAGAGTATGACAGAAAATCTCAAGAGGCTCAGGCAGCTTTAGCAGACCTAAAAGATAATTCGGCAGCGACCGAAAAAATTAATGCAAGTAAAATTAAATACGAAGAATTTAGAAATCAAATGGCCACCCAATTTGCCCCACCGGCTCCAAGTCCGAAACAGCAATTAAGAGATGCCTTATTTGGAGCAGGAAAAATAGGTGATGATATGAACTTTGACTGGGTAAATGCTAAAAATATTCACAGCGTTTATCAGCAGTTCGTTCACACTGTAGAAGATAATAAAGATAAATATTCAAGAGAAGACTGGGATGAGGTTAAATTGATGTATGAAGCACTTGACAGCCGTAAAAATACAGTTGAAAAAGAAGGTCTAACATCAGAAGATAACCGAAAAATCGCTGGTTTGAAAATTAAATTTGCACCTATGTATACTGTAAACAGAATGGGGGCAAAATCTGAAGAAAACAAAGAAGCTAAAAAATAG
- a CDS encoding O-methyltransferase, with the protein MLFQIQSYLKFLWESKNEHGVHSPFVFSLLTKCFYDKKPKPEYQILKNYRKSLLENNNFIEVTDFGAGSKVFKSNRRQISKIAQTAGISPKRAELLFRVTRYFKPENILEIGTSLGLATSALALGNTDANVITIEGCPQTGGTARNQLDKFDCKNVESIISEFESFLIYENLNSKNFDLIYFDGNHSKKATLTYFEVLLPTINNDSVWIFDDIHWSPEMEEAWKTIKEHPRVKVTIDTFQWGFVFFRYEQPKEHFIIRA; encoded by the coding sequence ATGCTGTTTCAAATTCAATCTTATCTAAAATTTCTTTGGGAATCTAAAAACGAACACGGAGTTCACTCTCCTTTTGTCTTTAGTTTACTCACCAAATGTTTTTACGATAAAAAGCCAAAACCCGAATATCAAATTCTAAAAAATTACAGAAAGTCACTTTTAGAAAATAACAATTTTATTGAAGTAACTGATTTTGGAGCTGGTTCTAAAGTCTTTAAATCAAACCGAAGACAAATTTCTAAAATTGCACAAACTGCAGGAATTTCACCAAAACGAGCCGAATTATTATTTAGAGTTACGCGTTATTTTAAACCTGAAAACATTCTTGAAATAGGAACTTCATTAGGATTAGCAACTTCGGCCTTAGCTTTAGGAAATACAGATGCCAATGTTATTACGATTGAAGGATGTCCTCAAACTGGAGGAACAGCCAGAAATCAATTGGATAAATTCGATTGTAAAAACGTTGAAAGTATAATTTCGGAATTTGAATCATTTTTAATTTATGAAAATCTAAATTCTAAAAACTTCGACTTAATATATTTCGATGGTAATCATTCAAAAAAAGCAACTTTGACATATTTTGAAGTATTGCTTCCAACAATAAACAACGATTCGGTTTGGATTTTTGATGATATTCATTGGTCGCCAGAAATGGAAGAAGCTTGGAAAACCATAAAAGAACATCCAAGAGTAAAAGTGACAATAGACACTTTTCAATGGGGATTTGTATTTTTTAGATACGAACAACCAAAAGAACATTTTATAATTCGAGCATAA